From Pseudoalteromonas rubra, one genomic window encodes:
- a CDS encoding substrate-binding periplasmic protein, which yields MVKRVIYLMLILLGVAAEAKSTIYVAKEMRPLYDRDLFLYELLDLSLKAAEYPVDIQHVKVHPHQQRTLLALSKGEVDLHWSMSSPAREKLAIAVKFPLFDGLIGKRALLVHRAQLTRFESVQSKAGLAKLVAVQGHDWPDTKILAANGLKVRPIVNYQAMFDLVISQKADYFPRSVVEVDSELAAQSATELVKLPGVYLSYPAHFYFFVNKQKPELAAKLAQGLKRLKDSGQYEQLLARYFDLSFLTTAQPIYLDNPFFHTD from the coding sequence ATGGTAAAACGGGTTATTTATCTGATGCTGATACTGCTTGGCGTGGCGGCCGAAGCTAAGTCTACCATTTATGTTGCAAAGGAAATGCGGCCCCTCTATGACCGGGATTTGTTTCTTTACGAATTGCTCGACTTATCACTAAAAGCGGCTGAATACCCGGTTGATATCCAACATGTTAAAGTCCACCCGCATCAACAGAGAACCTTATTGGCTTTGAGCAAAGGGGAGGTTGACCTGCACTGGAGCATGTCGAGTCCGGCGCGAGAAAAGCTCGCCATTGCGGTTAAGTTTCCACTTTTTGATGGTCTGATAGGCAAGCGTGCGCTACTGGTGCATCGTGCACAACTGACGCGCTTTGAGTCCGTTCAGAGTAAAGCGGGACTCGCTAAACTGGTTGCTGTTCAGGGACATGACTGGCCGGATACTAAGATACTGGCTGCTAATGGATTAAAGGTCAGGCCCATTGTGAATTACCAGGCGATGTTTGATTTGGTGATCAGTCAAAAAGCAGACTATTTCCCTCGTTCAGTGGTGGAGGTAGACTCTGAGCTGGCGGCACAGTCAGCCACTGAACTGGTCAAACTGCCCGGTGTTTACTTGTCTTATCCGGCACATTTCTACTTTTTTGTGAATAAGCAAAAACCTGAACTGGCAGCAAAGCTGGCACAGGGCTTGAAACGCCTGAAAGACAGCGGCCAGTATGAACAGTTGCTGGCGCGCTATTTCGACCTTTCCTTCTTAACGACGGCACAGCCTATTTATCTGGATAATCCATTCTTTCATACTGACTGA
- a CDS encoding methyl-accepting chemotaxis protein, whose amino-acid sequence MFSSLTLRTKIILFAASIFVALILVAIVGLQSLRHASETDNIARINQLMKSTANIVQQFEGFVRSGALTEEQAKTLASQILRENKYHDSEYVYVVDSELNFIAAPHDPHLHDTSFNDFKDANGNSIGRMVERLVGSQTNRIITYNWTSQRNGTVAAMTSVVQKTPLFGWYVGTGISYQEVDERYWDTASWLASLSLLIAVALTFALTRFGLSLSNKLGAELDDVLDIVQEVSRGNLTSQIHNDNAKPDSILAGMEYMQEGLKGVVGGLKSVSDSLNEQSHNGEARSNELESLTRSLSEETQMVASAITELTASAQTVVEHAEQAADSVQQAEGQGQSADKLTTKASEAIVLLEQQIDSAGNNIQVLDEEVKNIANVLSVIQSIAEQTNLLALNAAIEAARAGEQGRGFAVVADEVRQLAQRTQSSTEEIHTMIGNLQSATQEAKASVTLSIATSEKTVTMSNEASEALKRVAESLSAISQMSDQIAQAAKEQLAAGEDTAHRVVTISDTASQTAQVSHHAHQATDSITALTHQLEKEMAKFKV is encoded by the coding sequence GTGTTTTCATCACTTACTTTAAGAACAAAAATCATCCTATTTGCAGCTTCTATCTTTGTCGCACTCATTCTGGTGGCAATCGTGGGACTGCAATCCCTCAGACATGCAAGCGAAACAGATAATATTGCGCGGATCAATCAACTGATGAAAAGCACAGCCAATATAGTGCAACAGTTTGAAGGGTTTGTGCGCAGCGGCGCCCTGACAGAGGAACAGGCCAAAACACTCGCATCGCAAATTTTACGCGAAAATAAGTATCATGACTCCGAATACGTGTACGTGGTAGACAGTGAACTCAATTTCATCGCTGCGCCACACGACCCGCATTTACACGACACCAGCTTCAACGACTTTAAAGATGCAAATGGGAACAGTATCGGGCGCATGGTGGAGCGTCTGGTAGGCTCACAAACAAATCGTATTATTACCTACAACTGGACATCACAGCGCAATGGCACCGTTGCGGCTATGACTTCAGTCGTGCAAAAAACTCCTCTGTTCGGTTGGTATGTTGGCACCGGGATCAGTTATCAGGAAGTCGATGAGCGCTACTGGGATACCGCAAGCTGGCTCGCGTCTTTGTCATTACTTATCGCTGTCGCATTGACCTTTGCGCTGACCCGTTTTGGCTTGTCCCTGTCTAACAAATTAGGCGCAGAGCTGGATGATGTGCTCGACATCGTTCAGGAAGTCTCGCGTGGTAACCTGACCTCACAGATCCACAATGATAACGCCAAGCCAGACAGCATTCTGGCTGGCATGGAATATATGCAAGAAGGGCTAAAAGGTGTGGTTGGGGGGCTAAAATCGGTCAGCGATTCGCTCAATGAACAAAGCCACAACGGTGAAGCTCGCTCTAATGAGCTAGAGTCACTCACTCGCAGCCTGAGCGAAGAAACCCAAATGGTGGCCTCAGCGATCACCGAACTCACCGCCTCTGCGCAAACTGTGGTTGAGCATGCTGAACAAGCAGCAGACTCAGTGCAACAGGCAGAAGGCCAGGGACAAAGTGCCGATAAGCTCACCACCAAAGCTTCAGAAGCCATTGTTCTGCTGGAGCAGCAAATCGACAGTGCCGGCAATAATATTCAGGTGCTCGATGAAGAAGTGAAGAACATTGCCAATGTACTGAGTGTCATCCAAAGCATTGCCGAGCAAACCAATCTGCTGGCATTGAATGCCGCGATTGAAGCGGCACGTGCCGGTGAGCAAGGACGCGGGTTCGCGGTCGTTGCAGACGAAGTCAGACAGCTGGCACAACGCACCCAAAGCAGCACAGAAGAAATTCATACCATGATTGGTAACCTGCAATCTGCAACTCAGGAAGCCAAGGCGTCGGTTACGCTCAGTATCGCCACCAGTGAAAAAACCGTGACAATGTCAAACGAAGCCAGCGAAGCGCTGAAGCGCGTGGCTGAATCGCTCAGTGCAATATCGCAAATGAGTGACCAAATCGCACAAGCCGCAAAAGAACAGCTCGCGGCCGGAGAAGACACCGCCCATCGTGTGGTCACCATATCTGATACTGCCAGCCAGACGGCACAGGTCTCCCATCATGCGCATCAGGCAACCGACAGTATCACGGCATTAACGCATCAACTGGAAAAAGAAATGGCGAAATTTAAAGTTTAG
- a CDS encoding pseudouridine synthase, whose product MKFPCRLDKFVSHVQELPRSKVKIGIKKGLAVVNGVTISKADYSVGQNDLVEWNQTPLVYLGKRYYMLNKPAGYVCANQDDLHPTVFELLDEPNLKDFHVAGRLDLDTTGLVLITNDGDWSHQITSPKKQKYKTYLVETQEALTEDALEQLRQGVALHNEKNLTQPAIAEQLDKYALRLSICEGKYHQVKRMLAAVGNKVVELHRENVAGIELDTQLAAGEYRLLSDTEVNIINAR is encoded by the coding sequence ATGAAATTCCCCTGCCGTTTAGATAAGTTTGTCAGCCACGTTCAGGAGCTGCCTCGCAGTAAAGTCAAAATCGGGATAAAAAAAGGCCTGGCCGTTGTCAATGGTGTCACCATCAGCAAAGCGGATTATTCCGTTGGGCAGAATGATCTGGTCGAATGGAACCAGACACCGCTGGTTTATCTGGGTAAACGTTACTATATGCTGAACAAACCCGCCGGTTATGTATGCGCCAATCAGGACGACCTGCACCCCACCGTTTTTGAGCTGTTGGACGAGCCCAACTTAAAAGATTTTCATGTTGCGGGACGACTGGACCTGGATACGACAGGGCTCGTTTTAATTACCAATGATGGCGACTGGTCTCATCAAATCACTTCACCAAAGAAACAGAAGTACAAAACTTACCTGGTTGAAACACAAGAGGCACTCACCGAAGATGCACTTGAGCAACTGCGCCAGGGTGTCGCACTGCACAACGAAAAAAACCTCACTCAGCCCGCCATAGCAGAGCAGCTGGATAAGTACGCGCTACGCTTATCTATCTGCGAAGGGAAATATCATCAGGTAAAACGTATGTTAGCTGCGGTCGGTAATAAGGTGGTGGAGCTGCACCGCGAAAACGTCGCAGGTATCGAGCTGGATACACAACTCGCAGCCGGAGAGTACCGCTTACTCAGTGATACGGAAGTTAACATAATTAATGCAAGGTAA
- a CDS encoding 5-carboxymethyl-2-hydroxymuconate Delta-isomerase, translated as MPHLIIEHSAHLNISVCELVRAVHQGAERTQLFDPSSIKTRAIAYNDYQLGGGHQGFIHVQAHIITGRTVAQKQLLSETLLKALHSLVDGEQIHLSVHPYDLDPEIYRKN; from the coding sequence ATGCCTCATCTGATCATTGAACACTCTGCCCATCTGAATATTTCCGTTTGTGAGCTGGTCCGGGCCGTCCACCAGGGCGCTGAACGTACTCAGCTGTTTGATCCTTCGTCCATTAAAACCCGGGCAATTGCCTATAACGACTATCAACTCGGTGGAGGCCATCAAGGTTTTATACACGTACAAGCCCATATTATTACCGGCAGAACGGTCGCGCAAAAACAACTGCTGAGTGAAACGCTACTCAAAGCGCTGCATTCACTCGTCGATGGCGAGCAAATCCACCTCAGTGTTCACCCCTATGACTTAGACCCAGAGATCTACCGCAAGAACTGA
- a CDS encoding LysE family transporter: MSPYLDEFVLIVLAHFFAVASPGPDFAVVLKQSISFGRRNALMTSAGVGLGILVHVTYCLLGVALLLSQSPALFNAFKYLAGAYLAYMGIQALRASAKPVSQQDSTATVGQESALQALRLGFLVNALNPKATLFFLSLFTLVIDPGTPQSVQLFYGLYMAVATWLWFSSLSMVLSKASVRGFFQRAGHWFDRGIGVILLLLALRVIL; this comes from the coding sequence GTGTCGCCTTATCTGGATGAGTTTGTTTTGATTGTGCTGGCACATTTTTTTGCTGTTGCCAGTCCCGGACCTGATTTTGCTGTTGTATTAAAACAAAGTATCAGCTTTGGCCGGCGCAATGCCCTGATGACCAGCGCTGGAGTGGGGTTAGGGATATTGGTGCATGTCACTTATTGCCTGCTTGGGGTTGCGTTGTTGTTATCGCAATCGCCGGCGTTATTTAATGCGTTTAAATACCTGGCAGGGGCGTATCTGGCGTATATGGGTATTCAGGCGTTACGCGCCAGTGCGAAGCCGGTCTCACAGCAAGACAGCACTGCAACGGTGGGACAGGAAAGTGCACTGCAGGCGCTGCGCCTCGGCTTTTTGGTTAACGCACTTAATCCAAAAGCAACCTTATTTTTCCTGTCTTTGTTTACCCTGGTGATTGATCCCGGCACACCGCAGTCCGTACAACTTTTCTACGGATTGTATATGGCCGTGGCGACCTGGTTATGGTTTTCTTCGCTCTCAATGGTGCTGAGCAAAGCTTCTGTCCGTGGTTTTTTTCAACGCGCCGGGCATTGGTTTGATCGCGGAATTGGGGTGATTTTACTGCTGCTGGCGCTCAGAGTCATACTTTAA
- a CDS encoding gamma-glutamylcyclotransferase family protein, whose product MMADREILNFAFGSNLTPARLLARLPAAQLLGTARLPGFTLGFRHLGQDGSAKCSIEPDDSAGACVHGVLYALTEQEVVQLDRIEGEGYQRQGVEVVRPCGSRITAHCYFTQQFYDDLLPFSWYLEHVLRGVQYHQFPASYQQLLAKQPCTLDLDYHRARRELSIHQ is encoded by the coding sequence ATGATGGCAGACAGAGAGATACTGAATTTCGCTTTTGGATCAAATTTAACCCCCGCGCGCTTGTTGGCGCGTTTACCAGCAGCTCAATTGCTTGGTACCGCCCGCCTGCCAGGTTTTACCTTAGGCTTTCGTCATCTTGGTCAGGATGGCTCGGCCAAATGTTCTATCGAACCAGATGACAGTGCTGGGGCATGTGTACACGGGGTGCTGTATGCCTTAACTGAGCAAGAAGTCGTGCAGTTAGACCGCATAGAAGGAGAGGGCTATCAGCGCCAAGGTGTCGAGGTGGTCCGCCCCTGTGGTTCGCGTATAACAGCGCACTGTTACTTCACACAACAATTTTACGACGACCTGCTGCCGTTTTCCTGGTACCTGGAGCATGTGCTGCGGGGCGTGCAATATCATCAATTTCCCGCGTCCTATCAGCAGCTGCTTGCTAAGCAGCCATGTACCCTGGATTTGGATTATCACAGGGCCCGACGGGAGTTGTCCATTCATCAATAA
- a CDS encoding serine hydrolase — MKYQVGKGLIAAVILSVSHFSALAEQHAPGVNIADVEQAVAEAMERFHIPGIALAVVEHGEVVLSKGYGVRHIAHQDKVNADTLFGIASNSKAFTAAALAILVDEGKVNWEDKVIKHIPEFRLSDPYVTREMTVADLLSHRSGLGKGAGDLMIWPDTDKTMADLLEGIAHLPIESSFRSTYAYNNLMFVVAGEVVHRVSGQSWRDFIEQRLFKPMGMHTSKAGYSRIPQENKNRATGSIYWDGQLTPFFVDYLEDFRGAGAIASSANDMSLWLKTQLAAGKMPNGDVLFREVQQAYMWQPFIMRWPSEAGKAYQQQFRGYGLGWGIEDYFGHKKVGHAGGIPGMVSQVAMIPGKQLGVVVLSNQQAYPALTAIINEVFEDALGLPDTDWVKEAAEQYTQKREEAYRNAGVVKLDKRQPPLANQVYTGTLVSPWYGDVVVEELNGELYIDFTHTAMLKGKLQHHTGNTFVVRWQHPMLEADAYIDFTVSPSQQVEAANMSWVNPDITDFSFDFHNLQLKAKPLITE, encoded by the coding sequence ATGAAGTACCAAGTTGGCAAAGGCCTGATCGCCGCCGTGATTTTGTCGGTGAGTCATTTTTCTGCGTTGGCTGAGCAGCATGCGCCAGGCGTGAATATAGCAGATGTGGAACAGGCAGTCGCTGAAGCGATGGAAAGATTCCACATACCAGGCATTGCACTTGCTGTGGTTGAACACGGTGAGGTTGTATTGAGCAAGGGATATGGGGTACGCCATATCGCTCACCAAGATAAGGTGAATGCTGACACCTTATTTGGCATTGCTTCGAATAGTAAGGCCTTTACGGCTGCGGCACTGGCGATACTCGTCGATGAAGGCAAGGTGAATTGGGAAGACAAAGTCATCAAACATATTCCGGAGTTTCGCTTGTCAGACCCCTATGTAACGCGAGAAATGACGGTAGCTGATTTGCTCAGCCACCGCAGTGGCCTGGGTAAAGGAGCCGGAGATTTAATGATTTGGCCTGATACGGACAAAACCATGGCTGATTTGCTTGAAGGCATAGCACACTTACCAATTGAGAGCAGTTTTCGCAGTACCTATGCTTATAACAACCTGATGTTTGTGGTTGCGGGCGAAGTCGTACATCGAGTTAGTGGACAGAGTTGGCGAGATTTTATTGAGCAACGGCTGTTCAAGCCAATGGGGATGCATACCTCAAAAGCTGGATACTCACGCATTCCCCAGGAGAATAAAAATAGGGCGACCGGGAGTATCTACTGGGATGGCCAACTCACGCCTTTCTTTGTTGACTACTTAGAGGATTTTCGTGGCGCGGGTGCCATTGCTTCCAGTGCCAACGATATGAGCCTGTGGCTAAAGACTCAGCTGGCCGCAGGTAAAATGCCAAATGGCGATGTGCTGTTTCGCGAAGTGCAGCAGGCTTACATGTGGCAACCCTTTATTATGCGCTGGCCAAGCGAAGCGGGTAAGGCATATCAGCAACAGTTTCGAGGGTATGGACTCGGCTGGGGGATAGAAGACTATTTTGGCCATAAAAAAGTGGGCCACGCAGGTGGGATCCCGGGCATGGTCTCTCAGGTGGCTATGATACCGGGTAAACAACTGGGTGTGGTGGTACTGTCTAATCAACAGGCCTATCCGGCCCTGACAGCCATAATTAATGAGGTCTTTGAAGATGCGCTGGGTTTGCCTGACACAGACTGGGTTAAAGAAGCGGCTGAACAGTATACTCAAAAACGTGAAGAGGCCTATCGTAATGCTGGTGTGGTGAAGCTAGACAAACGGCAACCACCACTGGCTAACCAAGTGTACACAGGAACGCTAGTCAGCCCCTGGTATGGTGATGTCGTGGTGGAAGAGCTCAATGGTGAGCTATATATTGATTTTACCCATACCGCAATGCTGAAAGGGAAACTGCAACACCATACAGGTAATACCTTTGTTGTGAGGTGGCAGCACCCTATGCTAGAAGCAGACGCTTACATTGATTTTACTGTGTCTCCATCGCAACAGGTCGAAGCTGCGAATATGTCCTGGGTGAACCCGGATATTACGGACTTCAGTTTTGATTTTCATAACTTGCAGCTTAAAGCTAAGCCGCTTATAACAGAGTAA
- a CDS encoding histone deacetylase family protein, which produces MRTALITHPLCRKHKMIADHPECPERLDAISDRILASGLDVAIEYKTAPKATLEDIARVHDQAHINRVCEALPESGLAELDGDTWLCPDSMKAIERAVGAGLLAVDEVLAGKLDAAFCAVRPPGHHANQHSSSGFCVFNNLAIAVAYAQQQGVDRIAVLDIDVHHGNGTQDIVRDDPRVLFCSLFQYPFYPNTAIENTDSILNSPLPAGSDGRDFRALVEQQWLPKLAEFSPQLIFISAGFDAHLEDDMGGLGFVEQDYIWFTEQVIAFARAHSCLGIISYLEGGYDLSSLGRSAECHVRALAEA; this is translated from the coding sequence ATGCGCACTGCATTGATCACTCACCCGCTTTGTCGTAAACATAAAATGATTGCGGATCATCCAGAATGTCCGGAGCGACTGGACGCTATTTCAGATCGTATTCTGGCGTCCGGGTTAGATGTGGCCATTGAATATAAAACGGCACCCAAGGCGACATTGGAAGACATTGCACGCGTGCACGACCAGGCGCATATTAACCGGGTGTGTGAGGCCTTGCCTGAGTCTGGTCTGGCCGAGCTGGATGGTGACACCTGGTTATGCCCTGATTCAATGAAGGCGATTGAGCGTGCTGTTGGGGCTGGTTTGCTGGCCGTTGATGAAGTGCTTGCAGGCAAGCTGGATGCGGCTTTTTGCGCGGTGCGTCCACCGGGACATCATGCCAATCAACATAGTTCTTCGGGGTTTTGCGTATTCAATAACCTGGCTATTGCGGTTGCTTATGCTCAGCAGCAGGGGGTGGATCGAATCGCGGTGCTGGACATCGACGTACACCATGGCAACGGGACGCAGGATATAGTACGCGATGACCCTCGGGTGTTGTTTTGTTCATTATTCCAATACCCTTTTTATCCTAATACAGCGATTGAAAATACGGATTCTATCTTGAATTCCCCGCTACCCGCAGGCAGCGATGGGCGAGATTTTCGTGCGCTGGTGGAGCAGCAATGGCTACCCAAGTTGGCTGAATTTTCACCTCAGCTTATCTTCATCAGTGCCGGGTTTGACGCGCACCTTGAAGATGATATGGGAGGACTGGGCTTTGTGGAGCAAGATTATATCTGGTTTACAGAGCAGGTGATTGCCTTCGCCAGGGCACACTCATGCCTGGGTATCATTTCTTATCTCGAAGGGGGCTATGATCTGTCATCGCTGGGGCGCAGCGCTGAGTGTCATGTCCGTGCGCTGGCAGAAGCCTGA
- a CDS encoding DUF4144 family protein, whose amino-acid sequence MTIKSYPFLLWLDQSLAYVSNETELTEMCHYAGADEGICIYPDGQYLTRSGQQVPALSADELTRLVQQTLVQEGQCCVSKLNQCSVKEAFELLEDIR is encoded by the coding sequence ATGACAATAAAGTCTTACCCGTTCCTATTATGGTTAGACCAAAGTCTAGCTTATGTCAGCAATGAGACTGAATTGACCGAAATGTGCCATTATGCGGGCGCTGACGAGGGGATCTGTATCTATCCTGATGGCCAGTATTTGACCCGTTCAGGCCAACAGGTCCCAGCCCTGTCGGCCGATGAACTCACCCGATTAGTGCAACAAACCTTAGTGCAGGAAGGCCAATGTTGCGTGTCTAAACTCAACCAGTGCAGTGTTAAAGAGGCCTTCGAGTTGTTAGAAGATATCCGTTGA
- a CDS encoding EAL domain-containing protein has translation MMGDTRQLQIKDVYSNNLLCCDYTTRLYDALSLMRERRVSSIFIEQDGKIVGIWTESDCVSLDFEHTGLAQTAIGNIMNSPVHDILISQTLSEATIKFHQLGIRHLLVKDAHNQPQGVVSLSDIVRNQGLDHYLHFRPIEDHFESQISTLDAQACISEAIHAMRRDKTTAVLVYNQALAEYGIITQRDVAYVILNQDWRMPCWELASYPMESMTPKDSLFDAYRLMTARSIRHLVIREPGSNAVMGLLALKNVLTEIETAYCSELEKVLAQRDLALQKSEKNLYLANRIIDASLDGIMITRANGEIIQINPAFSALTGYQDYEVLGKNPSLLSSGVHGQDYYERMWSELSHKGVWQGEICNKRKSGEVYVEWLTIIEINEPYSDDVLYAAIFSDITERKNAEEKIARLAYFDELTGLPNRRLFYDRLSMALASAQRDKHKLSVMFIDLDRFKEVNDTLGHSAGDKLLSQVSERIKAILKPGDTLARLGGDEFVVLLTEVEHMEDVVGFADQVLSELSVPFALGELNVAATASLGAAIYPEDGLDSESLLKHADVAMYRSKELGRNSFQLYKASMNARSLERLSMLSRFQSALEGGEFELHYQPLRCLTSGRIMSVECLLRWQDPNLGTISPAQFIPLAEELGLIVKLDQWVINEACRQMAQWLNEGLDMRRIAINISASHLSQGDLVMTMAKALEQHNLDGHYVELELTETSFVSNLHDAKVMLNKLKNLGVSIALDDFGTGYSALSYLTKLPIDILKIDASFIAKIPDEYGNSEIVTAIVAMAKALNLHVVAEGVEKSVQQKFLQKLGCHTMQGYHYCRPLPQSDWLNFYRSERGLNELSPPQRRVSGR, from the coding sequence ATGATGGGCGATACACGTCAACTGCAAATTAAAGATGTTTATTCTAATAACCTGTTGTGTTGTGACTACACAACGCGTTTATATGATGCGTTGAGTCTGATGCGAGAGCGGCGGGTCAGTTCGATATTTATTGAGCAGGACGGGAAAATCGTCGGAATTTGGACAGAGTCAGACTGTGTCAGTCTGGATTTCGAGCACACAGGTCTGGCACAGACTGCCATAGGTAATATTATGAACTCACCGGTGCATGACATTCTGATCAGTCAGACGTTGAGTGAAGCCACGATTAAGTTTCATCAGCTGGGGATCCGCCATCTCCTGGTGAAAGACGCCCACAACCAGCCACAGGGAGTGGTGTCTCTGTCTGATATTGTGCGCAATCAGGGGTTAGATCACTACCTGCACTTTCGCCCCATAGAAGATCATTTCGAGTCACAGATCAGCACGTTGGATGCCCAAGCTTGTATTTCCGAGGCGATTCATGCGATGCGCCGGGACAAGACCACCGCGGTGTTGGTGTATAACCAGGCATTGGCTGAGTATGGCATTATCACTCAACGGGATGTGGCCTATGTGATCCTGAACCAGGACTGGCGTATGCCCTGCTGGGAGTTGGCCAGCTATCCGATGGAATCCATGACCCCCAAAGACAGTCTGTTCGATGCTTACCGTCTGATGACGGCACGTTCAATTCGTCACCTGGTGATCCGCGAGCCCGGTTCAAATGCTGTGATGGGCTTGCTGGCTTTGAAAAATGTCCTGACCGAGATAGAAACCGCTTACTGTAGCGAGCTGGAAAAGGTGCTGGCTCAGCGGGATCTGGCGTTGCAAAAGTCGGAAAAAAATCTCTATTTGGCTAACCGCATCATCGATGCTTCGCTTGATGGCATTATGATCACCCGGGCCAATGGCGAAATCATCCAGATCAACCCTGCATTCAGTGCGTTGACGGGGTATCAGGATTATGAGGTGCTGGGTAAAAACCCCAGCTTACTTAGTTCGGGCGTACATGGTCAGGATTATTATGAAAGGATGTGGTCGGAATTGTCACATAAGGGCGTTTGGCAGGGGGAGATCTGCAATAAGCGTAAAAGTGGTGAAGTGTATGTCGAGTGGCTGACCATCATTGAGATCAATGAACCCTACAGTGATGATGTGCTCTATGCCGCTATTTTCAGTGACATCACCGAACGTAAAAATGCGGAAGAGAAAATTGCCCGACTGGCGTATTTTGATGAACTCACAGGCTTGCCTAATCGCCGGCTATTTTACGACAGGCTGTCTATGGCGTTGGCCTCGGCGCAGCGAGATAAGCACAAGCTCAGCGTGATGTTCATAGATCTCGATCGCTTTAAGGAGGTCAATGACACCCTAGGTCATAGTGCAGGGGATAAACTGCTCAGTCAGGTTAGCGAGCGGATAAAAGCCATTCTTAAGCCTGGCGACACACTGGCCCGTCTGGGCGGGGATGAGTTTGTGGTGCTGCTTACCGAAGTCGAGCATATGGAAGATGTGGTGGGCTTTGCCGATCAGGTGCTAAGTGAGCTCAGTGTGCCCTTTGCGCTGGGTGAGCTCAATGTGGCGGCGACCGCATCACTGGGGGCGGCAATCTACCCTGAGGATGGTCTGGACAGCGAAAGTCTGCTCAAGCATGCTGATGTGGCTATGTACCGCTCTAAAGAATTGGGGCGCAATTCTTTCCAGCTGTATAAAGCATCGATGAATGCGCGCTCGCTTGAACGCTTGTCTATGTTGAGTCGCTTTCAAAGCGCCCTCGAAGGCGGTGAGTTTGAGCTCCATTATCAGCCATTGCGTTGCCTGACGAGCGGTCGGATCATGAGTGTAGAGTGTTTGCTGCGCTGGCAAGACCCAAACCTGGGCACCATCTCGCCAGCCCAGTTTATTCCGTTGGCAGAAGAGCTCGGTTTGATTGTGAAATTGGATCAGTGGGTGATCAACGAAGCTTGTCGACAAATGGCTCAATGGTTGAATGAAGGGCTGGATATGCGTCGCATCGCGATTAACATTTCTGCCAGTCACCTCAGTCAGGGAGATCTGGTGATGACCATGGCCAAAGCGCTGGAACAGCATAATCTGGATGGTCATTATGTCGAGCTGGAGCTGACCGAAACCAGTTTTGTTAGCAATTTGCATGATGCTAAGGTGATGCTTAACAAGCTGAAAAATCTGGGAGTCTCGATTGCGCTTGATGATTTTGGGACAGGGTATTCGGCGCTAAGCTATCTGACTAAGCTGCCCATCGACATTCTGAAAATCGATGCCAGTTTTATCGCTAAAATACCGGATGAATATGGCAACAGTGAGATTGTGACAGCGATTGTTGCGATGGCCAAAGCACTGAATTTACATGTGGTGGCGGAAGGGGTTGAAAAATCCGTGCAGCAGAAGTTTTTGCAAAAGCTGGGTTGCCACACGATGCAGGGGTATCACTATTGCCGGCCACTGCCTCAGTCAGACTGGCTGAACTTTTACCGTTCAGAGCGGGGGCTGAATGAGCTCTCTCCCCCGCAACGACGGGTCAGCGGCCGCTAA